The window agtgaggcaattagggttaagtgacttgcccagggtcacacagctagtaagtgttaagtgtctgaggccagatttgaactcaggtactcctgactccagggccggtgctctatccactgcgccacctagctgcccaacagtaTTCTTAATACATAACCCTTGCACTGAGtgggcacataataaatgttcgttgaattgaattgtaagtATTGGAATCCTGGACCCATAGGGTTCTATGATTCAGAGCTGCATATCATCTCCAGGAGAATACTAATATTAAAATGCTGGGCTTTGTTGACAGATAATAGCAGGGGATCACCAAAAGTACCATGCACTTTCCCAAATATGGTCTAACTTGGTCTTCTCCTACCATTCGCTTTTAGACTCAGCTCTTTGCTCCATATTCTATGACTGTCCAAGATGCCAAGGGACTGTTCTCTGGGCTATTCATGCAACTAGAATATCATAAACTGGATGGTCTGCAGTGttcatctatttcttttgtctGTGTGGATTGCTAGACCTTTGGAGTCTATTGACATCATTGAGAGTTATAGCTCTCCCAAGGCTTGATACAGTTACTGAAATGTCATCCAGATTGAGGTCCTTCAACATCAACTTCCTCTTCTCCACCAGTCTCTGTCTCAAAAcctattgttggggcagctaggtggcgctgtggatagagcaccggccctcgagtcaggaggacctgagttcaaatcccgcctcagacacttaacacttactagctgtgtgaccctgggcaagtcacttaaccccaattgcctccctaaaaccaaaccaaacctctTGTTATCATCCCCCACTCTCTCCGTCCTCcaccaaaacagaactcatttattatcttttctctagagctccaccccccccctctcatggaacttccttatttctgtcaaaggcaccaccattctggctgagattttttgtttgtttgtttgaaattccatttaatttgtGAACACCTATTTATGGACCATTTTTATAATCCTCTACATTTTCATGAgtcagtcaattcaattcaatttaattcaacaagcatttttttcagacttttttttttgaggcaattggggttaagtgacttgcccagggtcacacagctagtaagtgtcaagtgtctgaggctggatttgaactcaggtcctcctgaatccagggctggttctttatccactgtgccacctagctgcccccaacaagcattttttaaaagtaataaacgttgttatttgtagttttgagttccaatatttatccctctttccctgcccctccccaggtGGTAAGTGATCAgccatgggttatacatgtattattatgtaaaacattaccataccaATCACTTTgcacaagaaaatttgaataaaagaaaaaaaatgaaaaatagcatgtttcagactgtgttccatcaatatcagttctttctttggaagtggatagtatgtttcatcaatagtccactgggattgtcttggatcattgtatcgttgagaatagtcattcacaattcctcatcaaatattactgtctctgtgcacaatgttcttttggttctgctcacttcactatacatcagttcatacaaggctttccaggcctttctgaaattatccttcttgtcatttcttatggcacataaggaataattatattatattaatataatatattaattaattaattaattataatattccatcaccatcatataacacagtttagccattccccaactgatgagcattcctttgatttccaattcttattggCTGAGATTTTTTAACCCCATAGTTCTCAACTCAACACTTTACTTTAACATATCCAACCAACTACTAAATCTTGTCTTGGGGTATATGGGGAGTTCTAGAggtgtgagggctgctcatccacctttggtgttcacccaattcacccaactctcacctgtggctccaagaagttgtccAGTTGCAGCCATACCCCAGCAAACTATCTCAGCTGATGGGATAAACCAGACTGAAGATAATCAACAGGCCTTAAACCTATTGGTGAAGTAAGGGAATGTTTGCCCCCAAGCACACGAAGACTTCCCCCTGcagaatgggaggatgagaacatttattccagtggccatgaagctGGCTTGAAGGATATGCTATggggcacttagagcttggtcagatattgaagtCATCAAGGTCATGCACTGCATGCTGGGCCATCAACAGTTGTCCTGActtcctgacttttgttttgctgctggactttgatgactggaggagagagtgagcctaATGACTttctgcagctctgcctcacttaaagtgaagacatcaccccatgatgtcactagtcctcttccaaaatgaaggacaaacaaatcTTGCCGAAAGACCTTCAGTAATGATccaggtcactttttttttgtagggcaatgagggttaaatgacttgcccagggtcacacagctagtaagtgtcaagtgtctgaggctggatttgaactcaggtcctcctgaatccagggccggtgctttatccactgagccatctagctgcccccttgacacTTTTGATCTGGGGAATCCCAGAGACAATAAGTTGATATAGTAGTTGATAGTAGTCCATTGACGTGCCCTTTGCAGAAGCAATaataatattgatttgattacagATAACGACGGGGAGAGGCAGGATCCTAGGTCCCTATGGTAACCGGTAATACATGGGCCAGATCTGGGACTCACAAATGAGTATCTCATAATCTCATACACTCTACGTTGGTGGCTGTCTATAGAATcgtagatccagagctggaagagactgagcacttatctagttcaacctcctcattttacagatgaggaaactgaggttatatgacttacccaaggtaacatagctaataagtaacgggcccaggattcaaacccaggtcctctgactccaaagtcagggGTTCTTTTAATCATTCCACTCCACATTTTTCTCTGTGGGTCCTTTACCCACCCTATTCAGAGTGCTGGGGGAAATACACAGGCAGGTTAAGTCACAGTATCTCCTCTCCAGGGTTCAGGGTCTAGTAGGAGGATAACACACAGATGACACCCATACTCAATATTACATGATGTTTGTACTTCTCTAAGTATAGAAGGAAGTACCTTGTAATAGGATCACAAATCTAGAGCAGAaggggactttagaggccattagtccaacccctttgctTTATTGGAGGAAATCAAAGAccaagaaagttaaatgacttatccaaggtcacatgggtaataagtggtagagctaagatttgaacccagctccttgaactttaaatctagcattcttttcactatattaTGTGAAATCtatctggcacagtggatagagagctggcctagaGCTAAGAAGggttgggttcaagtcctgctgtaatatatactgtctgtgtgaccctggacaagtcacttaacttcagtgctctagacagctctctaagactattaagTAGCTGAGattcagtcaatcaatgaatatttattaagtacctactgtgttctaggTACAGGGCTAagcactatggatacaaagaaagaaatagtccctgccctcacagagctcacaatttaatgggaaaaatgacaagcaaacaaataaatacaaacaggaaaaggtgccaacctgtattggaagagggagtttctCCCTGTGGGAGcttcctatatcagtgaaatcacaggtctagtccctatagTTATTCTTATGTGATCCCTGAGGGGGCAGGTCTTTCCAAGGGGGCGCAGGGCATTAGAGAAGGACATGGTATTTGAGTTGAACTTTAAAGGAATTTAAAAGGCAAAGAGGTTGAAGGAAGGCAATCTGTCCAAGAGTTAGATGTCTGGAAAAGGAGAACGGTGCCAGCTTGCTGAGAGAGCCTTGAATGTTGGGAAACTGACTtagtcaatagggagccaatgaaaaTTTTCGGAGGAGGGAAGTGACTTCACTTGATTAAACATAGATTAATTCAGCTCCCACATGCCTAAGATGCTTTTGAGACCCTTTGGGTGCctagggatggggaagaggaatgGAAGACAGGGCTGTGGAATCAATTCAGTCAGAAATACACCCTGCTTCAACTTTAGAGATGAGACAGCTAGGAGATGCTGACTGTTCCTTTAAGAGCCATGCCCTCCTTTGTGGTCAGAGGATAAATGGAGCTCCCTGGGCTGAGGTCTTAGGCTAAGCATGGCTACCGCTGCTCCAACTGTGAGTCTgatacccccaccccccacttcctATGTGTCTCTCATACCCCAACCTTGTCTTTACTCTGGCCATGAACTTGGCAGGGGCTTTATGCTTAGAGGGATGGAGGAGCAAAAGTGGAAGGCAGCCCATCAGGGAGTTTGACCCctgtccccctctctccctccttccctccctctgctgGCCAGGTACAAGATTTGCAGACTGAAGCCCAAATGCCTGAGGAGTCCCCAAGGGGGAGGAAGTTGTCTCTTGGGGAAGACTTGGAGAAGCATCCTCTGGAGAACAGGTACTGGTGGGGCTGCCCCTGTGCACTTGCCTCAGTTTATTAGTAaggctcttttcttcccttcctgccctccctccctctgcttctTCTGCCCCAGGGCTTGGCTCctaagatttagagttaggagGTACTGAACTGTCTGGATGATTTAgctcaatccttttattttacagaagaggaaactgaggcccttgggAATTAAAGTGAAAGTCCTAGTCACATATTGAGTCAGTAGCAGagctatgatttgaacccaggaccctgGACACCAAAAAACGTTACACAACCTTTTCCCATTATACTTGTTTAATATGGTCTAACTGAGTTTCACGGTTTTGCTTTCattctgtctcccttcccccttccccaccccctccaggtGGGCCTTATGGTTCTTCAAGAATGACAGGAACAGGGCTTGGCAGGACAACCTTCACCTGGTCACCAAGTTTGATACCGTTGAAGACTTCTGGGCGTGGGTATCTGGgctttggtggaaggagtttcagCTGGgcccagggagggaagagggggtgggGTTGTGGGGAAGAAGTACAGTTTTAGCTCCCGATTGACTGAGCCATGCTCTGCTCACTGGCCAAGCTCTGCCAGTGAAGGAGGGGGAGCTCTGTCTGACCCTCATTCTCTCCCCTAAAAAAAGacccttctttttctctggagGCTCCCCTGGGGGTAGGAATCCACTGGGAGGAGTAATCTGACACCCCTGTTAGCTCTTCTCTTAGTTCTACCTGTGACCAGCACCCTCGGAAAGATCCCACCCCAAAGGACAACACACTTTGCCATTTGAATGGGGTCTATTTCCATAATGTGTGTGTCTGCCCCTCAGAAATGGGGTCCTCATGCTAAGCTTTAGACTCCTTTGGGCTTGGGTGGGTCTAAATCACAGAAGTATTCTTGCTGCTGATGGGATCTCTGCAGGTAACACATGCCTGGACGagaatcctttctacaacatGCCTTAAGTGGTGTTCTGCCAATCTCCTTAAAGACCTCCACTGAGGGCTTCCTCTTGAGACATTGATGGTAGCTCTGCTTCAGGACAGCTCAGACTATGAGGAGGTTTTCCCTAACATCCAGGCAAAATGGAGCTCCCTCCTCATTCTGCCCTCTCAGGCCAAACAGAGCTAGTTTCATCCTTCTTTCACAAGACAGCCCTTCAAATCCTCAAAGACGGCTATCATGCCTCTGCTGAGTGTTCATCAGTGATGAGAGGCAGTATGGGGGAAGCAGAAGACCAGGGTCGAAGGTCCTGGCCCCAATATCTACAAGTTTGAATAAGCCAGATAACCACTGCGCACATAGGTAAAGTGACCGGTCTACAatgacagagggcagctaggtggtgtagtggatagagcactagacctggagtcaagaagactcaccttctAGAGTTTAAATCCACCCTctggacttactagctgtgtgaccctgggcaagtcacttaaccctgtttgcctcagttcctccttcataaaatgagctagagaaggaagtggcaaaccactctggtatcttaaCCAAGaacatcacccccacccccaaatgaggtcatggagagttggacatgactgaaacaacttaacaacaatcGTGACATGATGAGTTAATAGCAGAGCTAGTATTTgaacccatctgtaaaatgggttaattACCAACTCTCCTATCTCCCTCCCAGAACAGCtgtgaagaaaacaattcatacATTTAGAGTTTGGTaaaaatgtgaatgaaaagatcccttttggggggcagctaggtggcgcagtggataaagcactggccctggattcagaaggacccaagttcaaatccagcctcagacacttgacactagctgtgtgaccctgggcaagtcacttaaccctcattgtcctaccaaaaaaaaaaagatcccttttGGTTACTGGGGAAGAAGGTCTCTTTTAGTCTTGCCTGGCCCTGGATTTTCCTTGTGGCTTGATGCACATAGCTCTGGATTTAGCCTCAGTGTCTGAGTGTGATTCTTGATTGTTACTTTTTCCCTGTGTGACACTGGTAAATCTGTTATGTGGGTTGGATGGCATTTGCTAACATTTCTTGCCTTTGTGGGCCCAGAACAGATGGGCCCCTTAGTGGAAACGAAAGGGAAACAGCAGCCTGTTGGCCCAGAAGTGGTTTTTGATTCTGGACAAACCCACACATCTAACATTGAAGAACTGCTGGGGCATCAATGAAGAAACTCCCCTTTGTTTCACTTAATGGGCCTGGACCTTCAGATCTCTCACTTACTAGGGTCTCCTCCAAGCCTAGACATGGCCACCTCTAGGTTGATTGCTCAGCAATGTAATGAGGATAGAAAATCAAAGCAGAAAAATCGGCCAAGGGGTCCAGGTACAAGATTGAGTAGTTGAGTTTGTGCTCCAGGTAGAAGTGACCTTGGGATGGGGAAAGCCAACACCCCTTCTGTCTAGACAGAGTCTAGTGACCACTTGTGATAGAGTTGAAGGAACAGAGACAGAAGTCCTCCCTTCTTCTAATGGATAAAGCATCCTGTCCCTTTTCGATCGTTGTGGTGGGACACAACAAGAGGCTACTGGGCCATATCATACTAAAAAATCAAGTCCTTTCAAGGTCACCTTGTGGCCAGAACTGGAATTTTGAGGTGTCCATGAGTCAGGGAATACTTGTGCGTTCTCCGTATAACCCATGTTCTATCTATAGAATAAGGGGGTCAAAAGTGGAGAGACTCCAAGGTCCTCTCTAGCTGTATAGCCTGTGATCCCTTTTAGGCTTCTGCCCTAAACTCTTGCCCTTGGAGTTCCTCCCATCCTTCTGGTACTTGTGGCTGGGCTCTGGGACTAGACTTTTCTTCTGGGCCTTCTTTTTCACGTTGATAACACAGTTTCTACATAGCACAGGCCCCCAGCAGGGAAGGTGTTATGGTGTCTCTTTAGGctttccctactttcttttcaacAGGATCTACAGCCACATCCAACTGGCCAGCAAACTCTCCTCTGGCTGTGATTATGCCCTGTTCAAGGTAATACTCCTTACCCCACAGAACCTTCCACCTGAGGGATattagaggaaggggagggagaaaaactctTCCTATCTGAATTAACATCACCTGGatacagtgtggtatagtggaaagaatgttccacttgatttcagaaaacctgagttggCATTCTTGACTTTGGcattaacttgctgtgtgaacatgggtaaattcttcccccttcctgggcctcagtgtcctcacctgtgaaatgaggggctAAATTAGATCTTTAAAGGTTCCTTTTAATTCTGAAACCCTGCAAACCTGGGTGTCAAGGCTTGGCTAAGCTAGCTCCCCTTTCTCTAGGGAAAGAGCTGAGGTAGAGGAAGGTGGAGGTAGAGATGTTGGAGGGATGATTCACCATGTTGGCCCTAGGGAGAAATTATTCCTCTCAGCTTTCTCCCTGCTGGAGAGTGCCAAGTCTGGGGCGCGGCAGGGAATTGAGCCTTCTTAGGCTCGGAAGGGAGAGTCTTCTCTAGCACAGCATGGGGAGCTAAGTGGTAGCAGAGGTCTCTGACTTCTAGTAGCCCAGATCGGGGTGAATGGAATGTCTTCTTCTCTTTCCACCCTAGAATGGTATTGAGCCGATGTGGGAAGATAGCATGAACAAGCATGGTGGTCGCTGGCTGGTCAGCCTGGCCAAGCAACAGCGTCAAAACAACCTTG is drawn from Dromiciops gliroides isolate mDroGli1 chromosome 2, mDroGli1.pri, whole genome shotgun sequence and contains these coding sequences:
- the EIF4E1B gene encoding eukaryotic translation initiation factor 4E type 1B → MATAAPTVQDLQTEAQMPEESPRGRKLSLGEDLEKHPLENRWALWFFKNDRNRAWQDNLHLVTKFDTVEDFWAIYSHIQLASKLSSGCDYALFKNGIEPMWEDSMNKHGGRWLVSLAKQQRQNNLDRLWLETLLCLIGEAFEEYSEEVCGAVLNVRTKGDKIAIWTSEAEDQAAVTFIGRIYKERLGLSPRVVIGYQAHADTATKSNSFTKNKFVV